Proteins encoded in a region of the Pelmatolapia mariae isolate MD_Pm_ZW linkage group LG16_19, Pm_UMD_F_2, whole genome shotgun sequence genome:
- the marcksl1a gene encoding MARCKS-related protein 1-A, with translation MGAQLSKGGVAVEGKAAADPAAAKANGQENGHVKTNGDVSAKPDGEAAAADGNGTAEPAKEGETSAGDAIEPAPAAEGEAAKAEGEAAKEGKKKKKFSLKNSFKFKGISLKKNKKGSEEGKEEATSPTTEDKPEENGHAAKETKEETPATEAKEGEAAEAAPAPEEEAKAAEEAPPTEAAPTEEAPAEDTTPAASEGEANAE, from the exons atggGAGCCCAGTTGTCCAAGGGTGGAGTAGCTGTTGAGGGCAAAGCCGCCGCCGACCCTGCTGCTGCTAAAGCCAATGGCCAG gagaacGGCCATGTCAAAACCAACGGCGATGTTTCAGCCAAACCCGACGGGGAAGCAGCGGCCGCGGATGGAAATGGAACCGCGGAGCCTGCCAAGGAGGGCGAGACCAGCGCCGGAGACGCTATCGAGCCCGCTCCCGCGGCCGAGGGCGAGGCGGCCAAAGCGGAGGGCGAGGCTGCCAAGGagggcaagaagaagaagaagttctCCCTGAAGAACTCCTTCAAGTTCAAGGGTATCTCGctgaagaagaacaagaagggCAGCGAGGAGGGCAAGGAGGAGGCCACCTCCCCTACGACCGAGGACAAGCCCGAGGAGAACGGCCACGCAGCCAAGGAAACCAAAGAGGAGACGCCGGCCACCGAGGCCAAAGAGGGTGAGGCCGCAGAGGCCGCTCCTGCACCCGAGGAAGAGGCCAAGGCCGCCGAGGAGGCCCCACCAACAGAGGCCGCACCCACCGAGGAGGCCCCTGCCGAGGACACGACACCCGCAGCCTCCGAGGGCGAGGCCAACGCAGAGTGA